In the genome of Columba livia isolate bColLiv1 breed racing homer chromosome 1, bColLiv1.pat.W.v2, whole genome shotgun sequence, the window TGATGATCAGGATGGTCTACACTTTTAATTTGAAAGTTTTGTATCATatgatgtgtttattttttaattttaacaggGTTATACACGATTTTTATAGGTTGCAAAGACTCATGTAATTTTCCTAAGTGTCTTAATGGCTAATTGGATTGTATACTGGTTATTTtgtgttgtggttgttttttttttttttccttcaacttCATCAGACTCTTTCAGTGCTTGTTCCATGTGACTGGATAGATGCAAAACTTAGTTTTCTTGTTCTCTTGCTAACAACTGTGGTGACTCTTAAGTACAGTACAGTTTATTGGATTGTGTGATCCTGTTTTTGTCTGGGAGAATCAATTTCTTGATTATTCACTATGAATGGTTTGCAATGCCAGtgaactttttttctgttataaacatgaaaaaacaatTAAGCTTTCCTGTGTGAGTGGTAATTTCTGATTCAGGTAAATCAGTAGTTACAGTTATgacttttattttagaaatgctgcCTAGCTAAACAGTTCTTTCCATAActgcttgttttgttctttctagCTAATAACTAATCCTCAAATGTCCTGGTTTGCGTCATACGTTTTGGCTCCTGTGCTTCAGGGTGCTTGGTCATTCACATTCtatgaagttttaatttttgttcatGAAGGCTTTTTAGTCAGTTGCTTTGGgcattttcagcttttgtttgcAGGTGGGATGACAGGGAGGTAGGTAGACTGGTTAATACACTGAGATGCTATACTGTTTATATAATTGCACAGGAAACAGCAGTATGAGAAACAGTTGTGCTATTTCTTGTGCATGACAATTAGCAAAACAGTACCTATCCTGAAAAAGCTATATTGTACTACACCATAATTCTACTGAGCAGACTTGTCTCCTTACATACATTCACTTGTAGGTTTGCATTACAAATGGATGAGATACTGCTGAGTAAAGAAAAATGCCCCCTCCACCCTCCCAGtatatttttaatcttcagtgatttttttttttttttttcatgcagataggagaatattttaaatagaactCCTGGGTTTGTGTGTATTCCTGAAGGCTTCTCCACTGCCTGTAATGAGATTGAACAGCCCCAGTGtcattctggtttcttcttCTATTTATCTTTCCTTACGCTTGATTTTCTTGTAGACAACAGAAGCGTACTATGCCCGTAGCCAGTTAAAAtctttatattttgaaatttggCCATCATGTAAGATGagaatgtttttgaaaaacagtGACAAAAGTATTTGCTATGTCCTGTTTATGTCATATCTTCATAGTGTTTGCACTGTCGAGCTAAAATATTCTTGCGCATCTTTTAAAGTTCATTGaaattttttcttaacacaTGCCAATATGATATCTTCAAGTTTAACAGTCAGAACTTACATTAAATCGTCTAAAAATATTTGGTCTGAAGTCTTTTGGGACAGGTATTTCATACCATTTCTAAGATGACAAGATTTCTGCTGTTTGCTCAGGCAGCTGAAAAAATGATTGATGTCCAGATGTGACTGTGTTTCTATTTCTGATACTCTGTAAGAGATTGGCAGTGAATAGTCATACTGTAGACTTAATTTCCTCTGTATGTTCTCTTGGGAGTTGTTGTAACCCTACTATTCTTTTTGATCAAAAGAGCAGTGATCTACCAGATCATCAAAGCAAAAGACATTTTTGAATCATACTGTCTCTGAAATATACCATTCTAACTTGCAAATCAAGTCTTACCATGATACGTTTGCAAGAATCAAAAGCAATGGGAAAGTTTATATTCTTATAAAAGTGAGTATCTtggtttcttatttcttgcttttctgattTTACAGGACATTAATCTAATGaatgctttcttatttttcctcttactCAGAGATTCCTTTCCAAGGTGAAATGACATTGCTTAGCTGCATCTGTTAAGCACATAGTTTGTATAAATCCATGATTCTTGTTCATCTGTATTCTCTTTATAGGTTAAGTGCTTTGTTATAGATTTGTTGTAAGAGGCCTTCAATTCAGTGTACAGAAACTCCCTGCAAGTAGATGCGTAGTGCTGAATGAAGATATTAGTTATATATAATGCTTATTATTTACAATATCTATTGATTTTAATATTCTGTCACCCAGCAACAGGTACTAACTATCACTTAGGAGCTAaacattacattatttttcaattaacaactggataaagccctgagcaacctgattttaTCTGCTAGCATGTCATCTTACTTAGTGGTCATGAAAGCTCATCGTTCCTGCTCTTTCCATTTCCACACTAAAGAGGCAACTTAAACCAAAATCTGTTGCTGCATATGTTTGCCTGTCTTCATCAGAATCGACACCACAATGTCTGCAGATGATTTCCTGAAGTAACATCAGCTATCTtgttacaaaccagaaaaatcaaGTATAGTTCTGAGTATATTTATGTGCTCTTTCAGTCCCATTCATATTGACATATACCTAGATATACCAGGATCTTATTTTAATGCAATACTAAGATAATCTGTACAATATCTGGTATATCTGTACAATATTATCTGTTGAATACCTTGCTCTCATAGTTGTAGTTATTTGCAGAAACAGAAGGgctaataaaatgtttttttttggtttttttttttgttttgtttttttttttgttttgttttggttttttgttgttgtttttttgtttgtttgtttgttttgttgttgttgtttgttttttttttgtttgtttgtttgttttgtggtttttttgttgtttttttttttaaataaaccacCCCTAAGGATCTGAAATGCTCTGTGTTAGATTTAAGTTCTGTCCTTGAAACCTTCAGAGTATGTGTGTGTTACATTTAGTGCTTTGTATTTTACTTTGATGAGATTTgattcttacttattttaagaATAGCAGTGATacattgtgtgttttttcttttctagaaaaGAAATCAGATAAGAATTTGTCTGTTCATGATTACTAATAATACTAGTAAGCAAATGAGTTccaaagatgaaggaaaaaatggcTTTCTTAGAAAATTCTATTGGGTTCAAGGCTGTATGTTTGTAAGGGGAGTATGATGACACAGTAGCCAGTGGTTGtataattaatttgatttttactgTAGGTTGATAATGGTATTCACTCTCTGACACCATTATTTTATCACTTTTGAGGAGCTActcttattttctgtattgtttCAACAAATCAGATGAAAATGTGCAGTTAtgttatatataaatatctataTTTCTTGAttgaaaaaaggatttttttcaatcCTAAGGAGTATTTTAAGAGTTGTTTTCAATTTTGGAGATGCTAAACTGCTATTTGTTTGATGTTAAATAAACTGCTTTTTTGTTATATAGATATAGTATATTATGTGTTCTGTGATGAAAGAGTAGATGTATATTATAAGATAAAATTAACTGATCCTTTTTCTGACTGTGAAACTTTATTTCCAcagcaaaaatgaaacacatcAATCTGTCATTTGCAGCTTGTGGGTTTCTGGGGATATACCACTTgggggcagcagctgctttttaCAGGCATGGTAAGAAGTTACTGAAAGTTGTGAAAGCTTTTGCGGGAGCTTCTGCGGGATCACTGGCTGCCACTGTCTTATTAGCAGTACCAGAAAATCTAGAGgtaaattaataaaattctAGGTATAGGACATGATGATtttcaaagaatattttttatataatcgtctactattaaatatttttaaaataatttgttttttctttttcttcttgcttcttatAAAAGAACAGGACTCATGTATATGTTTTCATTAACAAAATCTGTGACTTGTGGGCAGAAATGTTTATGaagcaaatatttctttatgACAAAATTCTGTCAtacaaactttttattttaagcgATGTAAATATAAATTACATCTGTGTAAAAGTTGAGTTGTATGCAACCAGATATGCTTTAATATAATGCAATGTATTTGCATTTAATCAGTGTACATTACAAAGttaataattgttttcttgGCTAGAGGTAGGCTTGGTTAAGCAAATGCATAGCACCATCCTTTCATCCTTTTGTGAAAGGAGATGAAAATGGTAGATGGACTGTACATTCATAAAGTCAAAGAACACCACAGAGCtcgcatttttttctttgttgtctgTCCTTCATTAGACAGAGCAAGAAGTGGCTTGTGCACCTCCTTTAAACTCAGTACAGTTCATGACTtaacagcagcagccccacTGTATGCCAGTGAGGATTTTAACCCTCACAGTGTTCTGTTCTGATATGCTGCAtacatgtgtgtttgtttttttttttttgaaagagatGCTACATTTTTCTCACCATACATCTAGTATCATGTAGAGACAGCAAAGTGATATTCAATGATTACTCTGTTACAGGTTCTGCGGGAGACCATttgcttgtatttctttttctttttagattaAGGCTGCTATACCTTCTTGAAGTGCCTGTAGTGACTTTTCCTTAGAAAATGCAGAGGACTAGGCCTTGCCCGAATGTTactatttcttttatattttgaatTACAATAAATATCATTGttgcagtggaaaaaaaggctGTTAGATTTTTGCTATAAATACACTTAGGTTTCAGCCCAGTGAGCATCAGGTAGCTTTCTACAAGCCTCATTTGTTAGAACCTTCACTGCATTTGATTTAAACAATAGCTCCAGCCAGTACCATACTTTGTCACttatctttctgtttgtttctgctgTGATATGAACTTGGCTTGCTGTTAGCTAtccttctcttgctttcagCAGGGAGTTCTTCCCTGGCCTCTTTCCACCCCACCACTCCCCAGGTGCAACCTTTTATGACTTGGTATTAGGAAAATTCCACTCTGTTAAGAAGACAACCTTACTTGCATTCTGTTCAGGTGTTATTCCTTTTCTGTAGCCTCTACCTAGTAGTTCAGTTTCAAGTTTGCTGGTATAATGCATACCtctgactttattttttatatggTGAGCACAGCAGATAGTATTTTCTTAGCCCATGtaaatttttctgctttttctaggCTCTGGGTATGAGTATTTGCTCTCAGCTTGGTCCAACTTACAAAAATCTTAAGTAAAGTAAAAATATTagaagaatttttatttttttatgtttgtggAAATTAGGCCTATACTACATTGAATCACATggttttttccttgaaaatattttattttaatataaacagAAGAATGCTTCTTGAACTTTTTAGtccttttgattttttaaattatttacttatttagtCACTCTGTTATCGTTTAAATGGAAAATTGAGAGGTATTTGCGGGGGGGGAAATAATTCTTCTTAATTCTCATGGTATTTAAGTAAAGGCAGTGTTGCGTACTGAACAGAATTAACTTTTCATATCAGGATAATTATATTATTACCTTTATTACATGTCTAACTTGAAATGTTTTATATCCACAAATTTAACTCTTACatgagttaatttttttttcccgctCCCCAGAGATGGCTGTTAGGCAAGCTGTAATTGGGACTTTCTCCATCTCCTAGTCTCAAAGCTGTAATTCAACCTTCCCTTATCTGGGAGAGAATGTAACATTGTGGATTTCTTGTTTTGACTGTTGGTGTTCTAATAtgacagtttgcaaatgtttttcagttgtATCTTGATTTCTTTGTCACTGTTGAAAAAGCATGGGAGTTGAGAATTCCAGGGAGGCTTATAGAGTTATAGATAAGTACCTGTTTATTTCTAAAGTACTGTGATCATGTTTGATGTCAAGTTTGCTTAGCTCAATAGAAGTAGTTACAATTTCTAAAGATGTCCTCAGTCACTATTTAAAATTTAGATATGTTGTTTAACAGTTCTAGCACTAAAGTTATAAACAATTCATAGCTGTAAGAAATTGTTGCTTTTGGCAGCAGGAATTGAGAGTCTAGGTAGGGTCTATTCTTAGTACTTGTAATATTGAAAGTAGTTTTCTGTCATTCAACTAGGTTTGGATTCATCCAGCTCCCTGACACTTTATTAAAACATCTTAGGTAGAAAGATAGTAGTTCTCAGGTGCTTCTATGTAGGGTTTGTGggtttcttctctgttaaaAGAGAAAGGTGTCTGAATGTGCCTCTTTGCAGCTGATTAACTACAGAAGAAGCTTAACTGTTTACTGTAGAATAAATTCAAGATGTGGTGCATAtaactatttttatattatttgaaTTGGGTTGGAACTGGCAATGGCAAGTACCTCCCATGGTAAAGGTAATTCAACCTTACCTGTATGTAATTACCTGTAATTCAGTCTTACCTGTATGGAATGAATTGGCACAAATCTTTACAGTGATTGTTGTTGTAAGAGTGTACACCTGTTAACTTTTTTCATACATTTATGACAAGGCCATATAGAGAAAGTAGATGCAAGAACtacatttctgtctttcatttaGGTGACTGCTTTGTCATACGAGTGATATGAGGAAGTTAAACTGCTCCAACCAGCTTTCTCTTGATCTTGTACTAATCCTCACCCCAactcttttgcttcttttttccattcattAAAACATACACCGTCCTCAATAggacacattttcttcttcatttttttttctttttttccccttcccccagtCACATCATTTATTTTGTAACTAGCAACAGATTTGTTCTTCATGCAGGAAGCCAGTAAGCCAGGAACTCCAAATTACCTATACATGGATCTTTTATTCTGTAAGCATGTGGTCATGTAGGTGAACATGGGTATAATATATTTATTGAGTACGAATTTCAGAAATTTGCATAAAATTTGATATAGCTTTTCCCAGGTCCCTAAAATCATTAGAGGAGTCTGCatgaaaggatttaaaaaagGAACAGGAATACTGAATAATGAGTCTTAAGCATTCAGAATCATAATTCATTGTTTCACAATCTTTTtggtaaaaaataaatgctaccTATTCCTTTACTCTCCTTTTTGGAATTCTTCTGGCTCACACTTAAGCTATTTTTCTGCAGTCATTACTGCTTGGAATTTCAGCTTGCACAAAATAAGTTCTCTGTGCAGTGGAATCTGCTGCCTGCTTTTCTGCAGTTGtcgtttttttctttgtcttccatCATGGTATTGCAATAGTTAAGTACTCCCATAgtattttgttcattaaataCATGTACTGGCTAGTAGGATGTTTTTTGCATTAGTGAGAAGAAATTGTAGTAATTGTAGCTTTTTAAATGCTTGTAGGCACCTTAAGGTACTTGTGTCTGGTGTTAGTATCAAagtagtttttaaaatgaaagatggCTTTCGCTTGAAATACAAGTGATTGTTCTTGTAATGGCATGGTTCAGAAAACTGATTGTTTAACAGTGGTAATACATAGAAAAATAGCCTTTTAACTTTCCTTAATTGTTAAAGTGGTGTTCTTTTGAGGATTTACTATTGTcactatttatttacttatttaaaatTGGGGAACTTGTTTTATTAgaaattggttttgtttctaaaagGATCAACATTTTGTCATGTGTACGTTGTTACAAACCAAGCACAtatgggaaattattttttagctGTAGCTCTTTCTTCATTAAAGCTTTAGCTGCTAGTATGTTTTAGATACACAATTAAACATAACTTACCGTAGATAAAACATCATTAATggtgaatattttaatttgcagacGTGTAAGCAGTTTGCCTATGGATTTGCAGAGGAAGTTCGAAAATTGGACTTTGGTGCTGTAACTCCTGGTTATGATTTTATGAAAACGCTGAGGTACCTATCTTAATTAATCCATAAGatcatttttctgtgaaactcTCTAAATGAAAATGGAGAGTGTGCATATTTTTTCTATACTGTGGAGAGCTCAGCACTCTTTCTTTTACCCCTACCATATTTGCCAGGTTTTTAAATAACAATAGTGAATAATATTTAGCATTTTCTTTACTCTAGGGAAGGCATAGAGTCTATTCTTCCTTCTAATGCTCATGAGATAGCTGAGAACCGGCTCTATGTGTCAGTCACTAACacaaaaaatggggaaaatcaCTTGGTTTCGAGTTTTGCCTCCAGGGACGACCTCATTAAGGTAATGAATTTGAATATTGCTGCTTTAAATAGAAATGCTTGAGTTTCTTCAAGGCTTAGGAGTATATTACTTGCTGTACAAGAAATCGTGGTTTTACTCAAGCAATCAGTTATACTATCAGTGGTGCTGCaaccataaaataaataatttgtcttGCAGTTTCGCAATTATTGCCAAAATTTattttgcgtgtgtgtgtgtcctttATCTGTTTTTAAAGTAGTACATTGAAGGCAAAGTCTATTTAAAAAGTAGCAGAGTAACTAAGGGCTACAGTAGATGAGAGTAAAATAGAGAATCTCCAAATTTTGTAATAATTTGCTGAGTCTTTTTGTACCTCTTACTTCACTGACACCATTTATGTTATGTTTAATcacaaaagaaagtaaagaaagttcctgccttttaaaaaaaaaaataaaatccaacagTTTCTACAAGTCCTTGTGGGGAGTAAATATAATGTTAAGTACCATacataaactgtattttaactgTCACTGGAAAGCATATCTTTTACTGCCCATCTCTTCTTTTGAATGCCACTTTTTAAACTTGGATCAGGATTGTATGCATAAGCTGATATTAAATGGTAGGAGGATTCAGATGTATGTAAAGCAAATGTTCTTTCTAGTAGTCAATTATATCTTGGTGGTGGATGTCATACAgcagaataaaggaagaaatacaaTAGGAAGGAATTCCTTCTTTCCCTATCATTGTGGGTGCTTAGAGTAAATAAGAGCTTCCTTATAATTaatacttaaagaaaaaaaattgcacttGTTAACAAAATCTTAAAGTATGCATTGGAAATTTGGCTTTAAAGtatcatttaaaacaaatcttGACATGTTATTTTATACATGGTCAATCAGTTTTCAAAATTTGTAGGACTTAATCATGCACAGATAATTATGCAAAAGGTTTATCTCAAATTATCCAGTGTTACTTCTAGCTATGGTAGCCAACAGTGACAAGAGCATGGAGATGATTATTCTGTAggcttatatatttttttgcagtGAAATCTTCTAACTTGAAGACAATTAGAAGCTTCAAGATGACCTTGGAAGTATAtacttcttcttattttttcaataGTTCTCTAATTAACTTAAC includes:
- the PNPLA4 gene encoding patatin-like phospholipase domain-containing protein 4 isoform X3 translates to MKHINLSFAACGFLGIYHLGAAAAFYRHGKKLLKVVKAFAGASAGSLAATVLLAVPENLETCKQFAYGFAEEVRKLDFGAVTPGYDFMKTLREGIESILPSNAHEIAENRLYVSVTNTKNGENHLVSSFASRDDLIKVLLASSFIPLYAGIKPVEYKGEKWVDGGLTNGLPILPVGRTVTVSPFSGRLDICPQDKGRVDLYVKFAKQDIMLSLANLVRLNQALFPPKQEKMESLYQNGFDDAVRFLLKENWFE